The Deltaproteobacteria bacterium genomic sequence TGTCAACATGAATTGTGCAGTGCAACGTAAACCCGCGGCGAAGCAGGTGCCTGTAGAGGGAGGGAGGGGCGATGACCCAGGACATTGACCTGGAACTGTCGTCGGGAAGGCTGCACGCCCTGCGGTGGGGCCGCAGAGGGTCTTCGCCCGTGATCTGCATCCCGGGCCTCTCCTCGAATGCGCGCGCCTTCGACGCCATTGCAGCGGCTCTGACGCGGGAGGGGCATGAAGTGGTCGTGCTCGACCTGCGCGGACGCGGTCGCAGGCCGGCGGGCAGCCCCGGGACGCACGGTTGGCGGCGGCACGCCGAGAACGTGCTGGAAACGGCGCGTTTGCTCGAGTTTGCGTCCTTCGATCTCGTCGGCCACTCCATGGGCGCGTTCATCGCCATGCAAGCGGCTGCTTTGCGCGGGGACGGCATCCGGCGGCTGGTGCTGATCGACGGCGTCGGCGTGCCTGAAGCGGCGGCGATTCCACCCCTCCTCGCTGCAGTGCAACGCCTCGAAACCGTGTACCCGAGCCGGGAGGCGTACTGCGCGATGGTCCAGAGCCACGGAACGGCGGTCCCCTGGGACGAGCTCTGGAAGGAACATTTCCTCTACGAGCTCGAGGACGTGCCCTTCGGCGTCAGGCCGCGCACGTCGAAGGCGGCGGTGTTCGAGGACGTCGTCTACGGTTCGCAGCACGATGCAAGGACGTTCTGGCCGTCTCTTGACATGCCCACGCTGCTGGTCCGCGCCGCGCGCCCGCTGACGCCGGGCGGGGGGTCCGTGGTGGGCGCCGCGCTGCGCGACGAATTCATCCGCGCGGTGCCGTCCGCGAAGACGCTCGACGTCGATGCCAACCACTATGGCGTGATGGCGCACCCGGAAGCGCTGCGCGCCATCACTGGCTTTCTCACTTGTTGACGAGCTGGGCCGGCACCCGGAACACGAGCAGGCTCGCGATCGTCATCGAGGCCGCGATCACCCACAGCGCCGGACTGGCGCTGCCGGTCGCGTCCTTGATCCAGCCCACCA encodes the following:
- a CDS encoding alpha/beta hydrolase, whose translation is MTQDIDLELSSGRLHALRWGRRGSSPVICIPGLSSNARAFDAIAAALTREGHEVVVLDLRGRGRRPAGSPGTHGWRRHAENVLETARLLEFASFDLVGHSMGAFIAMQAAALRGDGIRRLVLIDGVGVPEAAAIPPLLAAVQRLETVYPSREAYCAMVQSHGTAVPWDELWKEHFLYELEDVPFGVRPRTSKAAVFEDVVYGSQHDARTFWPSLDMPTLLVRAARPLTPGGGSVVGAALRDEFIRAVPSAKTLDVDANHYGVMAHPEALRAITGFLTC